The Microbacter sp. GSS18 genome has a segment encoding these proteins:
- a CDS encoding HAD family hydrolase, with translation MTSPRRIAFLDVDGTILDHGQTIADSTVEAVRGARAAGHLVYLSTGRAAADIHPAVRDIGFDGAITNGGAYAVSGSETVVADPMPAGAPERLLAWAEAAGILLFLQADDGIYASAPVRDAMTEMIRRWVGHERADDAQTAPQGRPRFHDLADADLTRIAKAVFISDSTDAVARAREDLGDTFHVVPGSMPLPGGSNGEIGMHGTTKGAAIVEVLAHLGIGAHDAIGIGDSWNDVEMFEVCGVGIAMGNADDELKQIADEVTTSVRADGVWTAFRRHGLI, from the coding sequence GTGACCTCTCCACGCCGCATCGCCTTCCTCGACGTCGACGGGACGATCCTCGACCACGGCCAGACCATCGCCGACTCCACCGTCGAGGCCGTCCGGGGCGCCCGCGCCGCCGGCCATCTCGTGTACCTGAGCACGGGTCGCGCGGCAGCCGACATCCACCCTGCGGTCCGCGACATCGGCTTCGACGGGGCGATCACCAACGGCGGCGCGTATGCGGTCAGCGGCAGCGAGACGGTGGTCGCCGACCCGATGCCCGCGGGCGCCCCGGAGCGTCTGCTGGCCTGGGCCGAAGCCGCCGGCATCCTGCTGTTCCTGCAGGCCGACGACGGCATCTACGCCTCCGCACCGGTGCGCGATGCGATGACCGAGATGATCCGCCGCTGGGTCGGCCACGAGCGCGCCGACGATGCGCAGACGGCGCCGCAGGGCCGCCCCCGCTTCCACGACCTGGCCGACGCCGACCTCACGCGCATCGCCAAGGCGGTCTTCATCAGCGATTCGACGGATGCCGTCGCCCGCGCGCGCGAGGACCTCGGCGACACGTTCCATGTCGTCCCCGGCAGCATGCCGCTTCCCGGCGGGTCCAACGGCGAGATCGGCATGCACGGCACCACCAAAGGCGCCGCGATCGTCGAGGTGCTCGCGCATCTCGGCATCGGCGCGCACGACGCGATCGGCATCGGCGACAGCTGGAACGACGTCGAGATGTTCGAGGTGTGCGGAGTCGGGATCGCCATGGGCAACGCCGATGACGAGCTCAAGCAGATCGCCGACGAGGTCACCACCAGCGTCCGCGCCGACGGCGTGTGGACTGCTTTCCGCCGCCACGGCCTGATCTGA
- a CDS encoding NAD(P)-dependent oxidoreductase — translation MISLNGKTILMSGGSRGIGLAIALRAARDGANVAILAKTDAPHPKLEGTVHTAAEQIRAAGGQALPIVGDVRNDDDITEAVLTVQGEFGGIDIVVNNASAIDLSGSLDLDAKKYDLMQDINVRGTFMLSRAAIPMLKDAENPHILTLSPPLNLSPKWLGGHTGYTLAKYGMTMVTLGMAAEFAGDGIAGNTLWPRTTIATAAVQHSLGGDRMMKVSRTPEVYADAAYEVLVKPSREYTGQTLVVEDVLEAAGVTDFSGYAAVPGTPDSALFPDIFLD, via the coding sequence ATGATCTCGCTCAACGGAAAGACCATCCTGATGTCGGGCGGCAGCCGCGGCATCGGCCTCGCGATCGCGTTGCGCGCCGCCCGCGACGGCGCCAACGTCGCGATCCTCGCCAAGACCGACGCGCCGCACCCCAAGCTCGAAGGCACCGTCCACACGGCCGCCGAGCAGATCCGCGCCGCCGGCGGTCAGGCGCTGCCGATCGTCGGCGACGTGCGCAACGACGACGACATCACCGAAGCCGTGCTGACGGTGCAGGGCGAGTTCGGCGGCATCGACATCGTGGTCAACAACGCCAGCGCGATCGACCTGTCGGGCTCGCTCGACCTCGACGCGAAGAAGTACGACCTGATGCAGGACATCAACGTCCGCGGCACCTTCATGCTGTCGCGCGCCGCGATCCCGATGCTGAAGGATGCCGAGAACCCGCATATCCTCACGCTCTCGCCGCCGCTCAACCTCTCGCCGAAGTGGCTCGGGGGCCACACCGGGTACACGCTGGCCAAGTACGGCATGACGATGGTGACCCTCGGCATGGCCGCGGAGTTCGCCGGAGACGGCATCGCCGGAAACACGCTCTGGCCCCGCACCACGATCGCGACCGCCGCGGTGCAGCACTCGCTCGGCGGGGACCGCATGATGAAGGTCAGCCGCACTCCCGAGGTGTACGCGGATGCTGCCTACGAGGTCCTCGTCAAGCCGTCGCGCGAGTACACCGGTCAGACGCTCGTGGTCGAGGACGTGCTCGAGGCCGCCGGGGTCACGGACTTCTCGGGCTACGCCGCCGTACCGGGCACGCCCGATTCCGCGCTGTTCCCCGACATCTTCCTCGACTGA
- a CDS encoding enoyl-CoA hydratase/isomerase family protein, translating into MNDAVLLSVDDGLARLTLNRPQRLNAFNIDLAHAWAETTVEATSRDDVRAILLDATGPAFCAGGDVVEMATTMGSGSDIDRLAGVINTGIRALTESAIPVVAAAHGTTAGGGLGILMCSDYAVVGEDSRIGSLYANIGLTPDLSVSAHLARAVGERRALQLVLQDRLLSAAEAKEWGLVAEVVAPDAVRMRAEEIARGWIAGAAGAYGQAKRLIRSQPARTFAEQLAEEARSIGAAFETPDAQARIAAFAARAAKGSR; encoded by the coding sequence GTGAACGACGCCGTCCTGCTGTCGGTCGACGACGGTCTGGCGAGGCTCACCCTCAACCGGCCGCAGCGTCTCAACGCCTTCAACATCGACCTCGCCCATGCGTGGGCGGAGACCACCGTCGAGGCGACGAGCCGCGACGACGTGCGGGCGATCCTGCTGGATGCGACCGGCCCGGCGTTCTGCGCCGGTGGCGATGTGGTCGAGATGGCCACGACCATGGGGTCGGGTTCGGACATCGACCGCCTGGCGGGCGTGATCAACACGGGCATTCGCGCGCTCACCGAGTCGGCGATCCCGGTCGTCGCCGCAGCGCACGGAACCACCGCGGGCGGCGGACTCGGCATCCTCATGTGCAGCGACTACGCGGTGGTCGGGGAGGACTCGCGCATCGGCAGCCTCTACGCGAACATCGGCCTGACGCCGGACCTGTCGGTCTCGGCCCACCTCGCCCGCGCCGTCGGCGAACGGCGCGCGCTGCAGCTCGTGCTGCAGGACCGGCTGCTCTCCGCCGCCGAGGCGAAGGAGTGGGGGCTGGTCGCCGAGGTCGTGGCGCCGGACGCGGTCCGGATGCGGGCCGAGGAGATCGCACGCGGCTGGATCGCGGGCGCCGCGGGCGCCTACGGGCAGGCCAAGCGCCTGATCCGGTCGCAGCCGGCGCGCACGTTCGCCGAGCAGCTCGCCGAGGAGGCGCGCTCGATCGGCGCCGCGTTCGAGACGCCCGACGCCCAGGCCCGCATCGCCGCCTTCGCGGCCCGAGCCGCGAAGGGCTCCCGCTGA
- a CDS encoding SDR family oxidoreductase encodes MDITGASALVTGGASGLGFATAQRLAAGGAHVTIVDLPTSAGDEAAASIGGTFAAADVTDPDQVAAAVEVAAGAGPLRVVVNCAGIAPPAKVLDREGRPTPLAAFERIVRVNLIGTFNVIQQAAAVIARTEPADGGDRGVIVNTASVAAFDGQIGQPAYSGSKGGVHAMTLPIARELARYGIRVCTIAPGIMETPMLKGLPPAAQESLGQQVPYPQRLGRPDEYADLVAAIVANGYLNGETIRLDGAIRMAPK; translated from the coding sequence ATGGACATCACCGGTGCATCCGCTCTCGTCACCGGAGGCGCGAGCGGCCTGGGCTTCGCGACGGCCCAGCGGCTCGCCGCCGGCGGGGCGCATGTCACGATCGTCGACCTGCCGACCTCCGCCGGCGACGAGGCCGCGGCCTCCATCGGCGGGACGTTCGCGGCCGCCGATGTCACGGATCCGGATCAGGTCGCGGCGGCGGTCGAGGTCGCCGCCGGTGCCGGGCCCCTGCGGGTCGTCGTCAACTGCGCCGGCATCGCACCGCCCGCGAAGGTGCTGGATCGGGAGGGTCGCCCGACGCCGCTCGCGGCCTTCGAGCGCATCGTCCGCGTCAACCTCATCGGCACGTTCAACGTCATCCAGCAGGCGGCCGCGGTCATCGCCCGCACCGAGCCCGCCGACGGCGGCGATCGCGGCGTCATCGTCAACACCGCCAGCGTCGCGGCCTTCGACGGGCAGATCGGCCAGCCTGCGTACTCGGGCAGCAAGGGCGGCGTCCACGCGATGACGCTGCCGATCGCCCGCGAGCTCGCGCGCTACGGCATCCGCGTGTGCACGATCGCGCCGGGCATCATGGAGACCCCGATGCTCAAGGGCCTGCCGCCGGCTGCGCAGGAGTCGCTCGGGCAGCAGGTGCCCTATCCGCAGCGGCTCGGCCGCCCCGACGAGTACGCGGACCTCGTCGCGGCCATCGTCGCCAACGGCTACCTCAACGGCGAGACGATCCGGCTCGACGGCGCGATCCGGATGGCGCCGAAGTGA